Part of the Sulfobacillus acidophilus DSM 10332 genome, TCTTAGAAACTGGCGCGGGCTTTGCGGGTTTTGCAATTGGTAGTGTCGGTCAAGGACCCCATGATCCGGATTTGACGGTCCGGCCTGATCTATCTCATTGGATTCCCTTGAACGATGCGCCGGACATCGCTTGGACCATCGGAAATCTTCTGTTAGATGGTCAGCCCTGGCATTTTTGCACCCGAAGCCTGCTTCAAAAAGTGACGGAAGAGTTGCGTCAACAAGGGATCCAAGCCAAAGTCGGTATCGAAGCCGAGTTTTATTTGGTCAAAGAAACCGAGAACGGACACATTATCCCTGCCGACACTTATGATCGCGCCGCCAAAACATGTTATCAACTGGATGTCTTAGCTCGTCATTTACCGTTTTTAACCGACGCCATCGACGGCTTGGAATCGTTAGGAATTGACGTCTATCAAGTCGATCATGAAGACGGGCCTAGCCAATTCGAAATTAATTGGGTTTATGACGACGCGCTAGTTACCGCCGATCGGTTTAGTTTCCTGAGGTTTTGGGTTAAACGAGTAGCCCAGCGGGAGGGGCTCATCGCCACATTTATGCCGAAACCTTTTTCCCATTTAACCGGCAGTGGAGCACACGTCCATTTATCTCTATGGGATACGCACACCGGTCGGAATCTCTTTGACGATCCGACTGACCCATCGGGACTTAGTATGATGGCGCACCACTTTATTGCAGGGGTTTTGTCACATGCGGCCGCCCTCACCGCCTTTGTTGCCCCTACCGTAAATTCGTATAAACGGTTAAGCAGTCCCACCAGTCTCTCAGGGGCCACCTGGTCTCCCACGACCATTACCGTAGGGGCCAACAACCGAACCCATCTTATTCGTATTCCCGGCCCGGGTCGGTTTGAATTCCGGGCGATGGATTCCTCTGTTAATCCCTACCTGGGGTTGGCCGCCTTGTTGGTGGCCGGGTTCGATGGGATTCGGCGCCGCCTACCCAATATAGAACCTTCTAAAGAAAACATGTACGGCCTTTCTTCCACCGAAATCGTAGACCGTCACATTTCCCGTCTACCGGGATCGCTCGATCGTGCTCTGGATGCCTTAGAAGCTGACCCGCTCTTTTCGGACGCGTTTGGTGATGCCTTTATCAAAGGCTTTCTCGCCTATAAGCGCTCCGAGTGGGACGAATATCACCAAACCGTATCCCCCCAGGAAATTCAACACTATTTGTTTCAATAATTGGTCGCTCGACGGTTTTTGGATTACGTAAGGAGGTCAACCATGCAATCGCTTAACCTCACGCCAACACCATCCCGTCACCGAGAACTTCGCCAAAACTATTTAGCGTTTCCCGAGACCATCGCCCAATCCATTGCCAATATTTCACCCACATTAACCCCAGTACTGTCTATACCTTTGGTGGTGGCCAGTGCCGGGAATGGCACCTGGTTGGCATATCTCATCGCCACTCTGGGACTATTACTGGTTGGATTAAATGTCGCGTCGTTTGCCCAACGGCATGCCTCGGCGGGCGCCTTATATGATTATATATTCGAAGGTCTAGGACAAAGTCCGGGATTTCTTGGCGGCTGGGCCATGCTGGCCGCCTATTTAAGCACGGCAATGGCCTTATTGGTTGGGTTTGCCATTTTCGCGGTGCAAATCCTTAACCAATTTCATATTCGGATTCCCTATCTACCGGTCGAAGTCGTTGGCCTCTTGATTGCAGCCACCTTGGCTTATAAAGATATCCGCGTCTCCTCTATTACGGCGTTAATTATGGAGTTCAGTTCCGTCCTGCTGATAAGCATCCTCAGCATCATATTACTTGTTCGACATAAAACCCTATGGGACTCGGCTCAACTTTCATTGGCCCATGTGCATCCGTCTGGCATAGCCCTGGGACTGGTGCTGGGGGTCTTCTCCTTCGTGGGATTTGAAAGCTCGACAACTTTAGGCCAAGAAGCGAAAAATCCACACCGCTCCATTCCGGCAGCCGTCATTATCAGTGTGTTGATCGCGGGAGTGTTCTTTACCTCCATGGCTTATTTTGAAGTGCTGGCCTTCCCCGGGGGGATCACGTCTCTTTCGCAAAGTACGGCACCCCTGAATGCCATGGCCATCACCTATCATCTGTCCGGATTTTCCTTATTAATTGATTTGGGGGCGATGATTAGCTTATTCTCCTGTGCCTTGGCATCATTAAATGCCGGCGCGCGGATTCTTTTCGCCATGGGACGGAACCAACACATTCATGACTGGGTTGGACAAACCCACACCGTCAACCGCACCCCCCATATTGCGGTCGTTAT contains:
- a CDS encoding glutamine synthetase, type III (PFAM: Glutamine synthetase, catalytic domain~TIGRFAM: glutamine synthetase, type III~COGs: COG0174 Glutamine synthetase~InterPro IPR008146:IPR017536~KEGG: tgr:Tgr7_1698 glutamine synthetase, type III~PFAM: Glutamine synthetase, catalytic region~PRIAM: Glutamate--ammonia ligase~SPTR: Glutamine synthetase, type III;~TIGRFAM: Glutamine synthetase, type III), translated to MLSRISDIFESPVRYVMVSFTDLHGVLRAKLVPKSHLNSVLETGAGFAGFAIGSVGQGPHDPDLTVRPDLSHWIPLNDAPDIAWTIGNLLLDGQPWHFCTRSLLQKVTEELRQQGIQAKVGIEAEFYLVKETENGHIIPADTYDRAAKTCYQLDVLARHLPFLTDAIDGLESLGIDVYQVDHEDGPSQFEINWVYDDALVTADRFSFLRFWVKRVAQREGLIATFMPKPFSHLTGSGAHVHLSLWDTHTGRNLFDDPTDPSGLSMMAHHFIAGVLSHAAALTAFVAPTVNSYKRLSSPTSLSGATWSPTTITVGANNRTHLIRIPGPGRFEFRAMDSSVNPYLGLAALLVAGFDGIRRRLPNIEPSKENMYGLSSTEIVDRHISRLPGSLDRALDALEADPLFSDAFGDAFIKGFLAYKRSEWDEYHQTVSPQEIQHYLFQ
- a CDS encoding amino acid/polyamine/organocation transporter, APC superfamily (PFAM: Amino acid permease~COGs: COG0531 Amino acid transporter~InterPro IPR004841~KEGG: msl:Msil_2839 amino acid permease-associated region~PFAM: Amino acid permease-associated region~SPTR: Amino acid permease-associated region; TC 2.A.3); translated protein: MQSLNLTPTPSRHRELRQNYLAFPETIAQSIANISPTLTPVLSIPLVVASAGNGTWLAYLIATLGLLLVGLNVASFAQRHASAGALYDYIFEGLGQSPGFLGGWAMLAAYLSTAMALLVGFAIFAVQILNQFHIRIPYLPVEVVGLLIAATLAYKDIRVSSITALIMEFSSVLLISILSIILLVRHKTLWDSAQLSLAHVHPSGIALGLVLGVFSFVGFESSTTLGQEAKNPHRSIPAAVIISVLIAGVFFTSMAYFEVLAFPGGITSLSQSTAPLNAMAITYHLSGFSLLIDLGAMISLFSCALASLNAGARILFAMGRNQHIHDWVGQTHTVNRTPHIAVVIASGVTLVALIALAGSKPLNAYGYFGTYATYGFLVAYMLVSIASPVLDRRQNRPWVGSLLRSTGAVIFLLIPIIGSVYPVPAYPYNILPYLFLGYLGIGFIWNRLVASGKPSLHLISQTSPKEIEPT